A part of Podarcis muralis chromosome 13, rPodMur119.hap1.1, whole genome shotgun sequence genomic DNA contains:
- the ACBD4 gene encoding acyl-CoA-binding domain-containing protein 4 isoform X2 encodes MGMKEEEPDYQKQFDAAVRVIQGLPKNGSYRPSYEEMLRFYSYYKQATVGRCQIPRPGFWDPIGRYKWDAWNSLGKMTKMEAMAAYIAEMKKAAQKVINTVPLDESSEDMFVYFEPLYDVIHDMPRPPDSFFKKKTVKTGSKSAPLHNGSLRGPAKNIPPEHGECNQTGYADKESKSIHVPGDSESEVFFDSLEPVEPDEVMMTNGVGERGLGSSAGAVIQQDLDLQVMSAIQALQEDMKKVMERLGYLESQAAFQGHTSMLNPCQPNSSHNRKEPPGWPAQLSPRTWFFLLAWPFIIQWLHWYFQRKKR; translated from the exons ATGGGGATGAAGGAAGAAGAACCCGATTACCAAAAGCAGTTTGACGCTGCTGTCCGGGTCATTCAAGGCTTGCCCAAAAATG GTTCCTACAGACCATCCTACGAAGAAATGCTGCGCTTCTACAGCTACTACAAGCAAGCCACGGTGGGTCGGTGCCAGATCCCCAGGCCGGGGTTTTGGGACCCTATTGGCAGATATAAATG GGATGCATGGAACAGCTTGGGGAAGATGACCAAAATGGAAGCCATGGCAGCTTATATCGCCGAGATGAAGAAGGCTGCTCAGAAG GTCATCAACACCGTGCCGTTGGATGAGTCGTCGGAGGACATGTTTGTATACTTCGAACCCCTCTACGATGTGATACACGATATGCCCAGGCCCCCTGACTCCTTCTTCAAGAAGAAAACAG TGAAAACGGGCTCAAAGTCTGCCCCGCTCCACAACGGCTCTTTAAGGGGACCGGCCAAGAACATCCCACCAGAACACGGAGAGTGCAATCAAACAG GCTATGCTGACAAAGAAAGCAAGAGCATCCATGTGCCCGGCGATTCGGAGAGCGAGGTCTTCTTTGACAGCCTGGAACCTGTGGAACCCGATGAGGTGATGATGACTAATGGGGTGGGAG AGAGGGGTCTCGGCAGCAGTGCAGGTGCCGTGATCCAGCAAGACCTTGACCTGCAGGTGATGAGCGCCATTCAAGCTTTGCAGGAGGACATGAAGAAAGTGATGGAGAGACTCGGCTACCTGGAAtcccaggcagctttccag GGCCACACGTCAATGCTGAATCCTTGTCAGCCAAACTCCTCACACAACAGAAAG GAACCGCCAGGTTGGCCCGCACAGCTGTCTCCTCGCACCTGGTTTTTCCTGCTGGCTTGGCCTTTCATCATCCAATGGCTGCATTGGTAttttcagaggaagaagaggtga
- the ACBD4 gene encoding acyl-CoA-binding domain-containing protein 4 isoform X3 — translation MGMKEEEPDYQKQFDAAVRVIQGLPKNGSYRPSYEEMLRFYSYYKQATVGRCQIPRPGFWDPIGRYKWDAWNSLGKMTKMEAMAAYIAEMKKAAQKVINTVPLDESSEDMFVYFEPLYDVIHDMPRPPDSFFKKKTGYADKESKSIHVPGDSESEVFFDSLEPVEPDEDRRLSAVPNLPLNNIQSGEKTGYKTSASPTREGKPNKERGLGSSAGAVIQQDLDLQVMSAIQALQEDMKKVMERLGYLESQAAFQGHTSMLNPCQPNSSHNRKEPPGWPAQLSPRTWFFLLAWPFIIQWLHWYFQRKKR, via the exons ATGGGGATGAAGGAAGAAGAACCCGATTACCAAAAGCAGTTTGACGCTGCTGTCCGGGTCATTCAAGGCTTGCCCAAAAATG GTTCCTACAGACCATCCTACGAAGAAATGCTGCGCTTCTACAGCTACTACAAGCAAGCCACGGTGGGTCGGTGCCAGATCCCCAGGCCGGGGTTTTGGGACCCTATTGGCAGATATAAATG GGATGCATGGAACAGCTTGGGGAAGATGACCAAAATGGAAGCCATGGCAGCTTATATCGCCGAGATGAAGAAGGCTGCTCAGAAG GTCATCAACACCGTGCCGTTGGATGAGTCGTCGGAGGACATGTTTGTATACTTCGAACCCCTCTACGATGTGATACACGATATGCCCAGGCCCCCTGACTCCTTCTTCAAGAAGAAAACAG GCTATGCTGACAAAGAAAGCAAGAGCATCCATGTGCCCGGCGATTCGGAGAGCGAGGTCTTCTTTGACAGCCTGGAACCTGTGGAACCCGATGAG GATAGGAGGCTATCAGCCGTGCCAAACCTCCCCCTGAACAATATTCAGAGTGGAGAGAAGACTGGATATAAGACTTCAGCATCTccaaccagggaagggaaacccAACAAAG AGAGGGGTCTCGGCAGCAGTGCAGGTGCCGTGATCCAGCAAGACCTTGACCTGCAGGTGATGAGCGCCATTCAAGCTTTGCAGGAGGACATGAAGAAAGTGATGGAGAGACTCGGCTACCTGGAAtcccaggcagctttccag GGCCACACGTCAATGCTGAATCCTTGTCAGCCAAACTCCTCACACAACAGAAAG GAACCGCCAGGTTGGCCCGCACAGCTGTCTCCTCGCACCTGGTTTTTCCTGCTGGCTTGGCCTTTCATCATCCAATGGCTGCATTGGTAttttcagaggaagaagaggtga
- the HEXIM1 gene encoding protein HEXIM1 isoform X2: MDGRWQPRETKQQDGSPMSRDEEACRDAEHAVPPVGRSLGAPEGAVGGEVEDQNCGAPADVQKPCDGEQLGLQCQAYSGPVGQRFRPQAEGDEEEKLVKKKHRRRPSKKKRHWKPYYKLSWEEKKKFDEKQSQRASRLRAEMFAKGQPVAPYNTTQFLMEDHDQEEPDLKTGLFPKKTAAKSDDTSEEDFFVEEEGGGSDGMGGDGSEFLQKDFSETYEKYHVESLQNMSKQELITEYLELEKCLSRMEEENNRLRMENKKFLGDSTEDPRVSQLEEELGRLRAENQKLLKENELSRQQEKAFPKLGE, from the coding sequence ATGGACGGTAGGTGGCAGCCGAGAGAGACCAAGCAGCAGGATGGCAGCCCGATGAGCAGAGACGAAGAAGCCTGCCGTGATGCAGAACATGCGGTTCCTCCGGTTGGGAGAAGTTTGGGTGCCCCAGAGGGAGCCGTCGGCGGTGAGGTTGAGGACCAGAACTGTGGCGCACCTGCAGACGTCCAAAAGCCATGTGATGGAGAGCAGCTCGGCTTGCAGTGCCAAGCCTACTCCGGGCCTGTTGGCCAGAGGTTCAGGCCCCAAGCTGAAGGCGACGAGGAGGAGAAGCTGGTCAAGAAGAAGCACAGGAGACGTCCTTCCAAGAAGAAGAGGCATTGGAAACCTTACTACAAGCTCAgctgggaggagaagaagaagtttgATGAGAAGCAGAGCCAACGGGCCTCCAGGCTGCGGGCAGAGATGTTCGCAAAGGGGCAGCCCGTCGCCCCGTACAACACCACGCAGTTCTTGATGGAGGACCACGACCAGGAAGAACCAGACTTGAAGACCGGCCTTTTCCCCAAGAAGACTGCCGCCAAGTCAGACGACACCAGCGAGGAAGACTTCTTCGTGGAGGAGGAAGGCGGCGGCAGCGACGGGATGGGAGGCGACGGCAGCGAGTTTCTCCAGAAGGACTTCTCGGAGACCTACGAGAAGTACCACGTCGAGAGCCTCCAGAACATGAGcaagcaggagttgatcacagagTACCTGGAGCTGGAGAAGTGTCTCTCCAGGATGGAGGAAGAGAACAACCGCCTGCGGATGGAGAACAAGAAATTCTTGGGGGACTCGACGGAAGACCCCCGGGTAAGTCAGCTAGAGGAGGAACTGGGCAGGTTGAGAGCTGAGAACCAAAAACTCTTGAAAGAGAACGAACTCAGCAGACAACAAGAGAAAGCTTTTCCCAAATTGGGAGAGTGA
- the HEXIM1 gene encoding protein HEXIM1 isoform X1, translating into MADAALSASQQQPNGKTSSFSPCRDASSGEGPFLVSPPASREVLQGEAMDGRWQPRETKQQDGSPMSRDEEACRDAEHAVPPVGRSLGAPEGAVGGEVEDQNCGAPADVQKPCDGEQLGLQCQAYSGPVGQRFRPQAEGDEEEKLVKKKHRRRPSKKKRHWKPYYKLSWEEKKKFDEKQSQRASRLRAEMFAKGQPVAPYNTTQFLMEDHDQEEPDLKTGLFPKKTAAKSDDTSEEDFFVEEEGGGSDGMGGDGSEFLQKDFSETYEKYHVESLQNMSKQELITEYLELEKCLSRMEEENNRLRMENKKFLGDSTEDPRVSQLEEELGRLRAENQKLLKENELSRQQEKAFPKLGE; encoded by the coding sequence ATGGCTGACGCTGCCCTCTCTGCCAGCCAGCAGCAACCCAATGGCAAAacttcttccttctccccctgcAGGGATGCCAGTAGTGGAGAGGGGCCCTTTTTGGTGTCTCCACCCGCCAGCAGAGAAGTGCTCCAAGGAGAAGCGATGGACGGTAGGTGGCAGCCGAGAGAGACCAAGCAGCAGGATGGCAGCCCGATGAGCAGAGACGAAGAAGCCTGCCGTGATGCAGAACATGCGGTTCCTCCGGTTGGGAGAAGTTTGGGTGCCCCAGAGGGAGCCGTCGGCGGTGAGGTTGAGGACCAGAACTGTGGCGCACCTGCAGACGTCCAAAAGCCATGTGATGGAGAGCAGCTCGGCTTGCAGTGCCAAGCCTACTCCGGGCCTGTTGGCCAGAGGTTCAGGCCCCAAGCTGAAGGCGACGAGGAGGAGAAGCTGGTCAAGAAGAAGCACAGGAGACGTCCTTCCAAGAAGAAGAGGCATTGGAAACCTTACTACAAGCTCAgctgggaggagaagaagaagtttgATGAGAAGCAGAGCCAACGGGCCTCCAGGCTGCGGGCAGAGATGTTCGCAAAGGGGCAGCCCGTCGCCCCGTACAACACCACGCAGTTCTTGATGGAGGACCACGACCAGGAAGAACCAGACTTGAAGACCGGCCTTTTCCCCAAGAAGACTGCCGCCAAGTCAGACGACACCAGCGAGGAAGACTTCTTCGTGGAGGAGGAAGGCGGCGGCAGCGACGGGATGGGAGGCGACGGCAGCGAGTTTCTCCAGAAGGACTTCTCGGAGACCTACGAGAAGTACCACGTCGAGAGCCTCCAGAACATGAGcaagcaggagttgatcacagagTACCTGGAGCTGGAGAAGTGTCTCTCCAGGATGGAGGAAGAGAACAACCGCCTGCGGATGGAGAACAAGAAATTCTTGGGGGACTCGACGGAAGACCCCCGGGTAAGTCAGCTAGAGGAGGAACTGGGCAGGTTGAGAGCTGAGAACCAAAAACTCTTGAAAGAGAACGAACTCAGCAGACAACAAGAGAAAGCTTTTCCCAAATTGGGAGAGTGA
- the ACBD4 gene encoding acyl-CoA-binding domain-containing protein 4 isoform X1, with the protein MGMKEEEPDYQKQFDAAVRVIQGLPKNGSYRPSYEEMLRFYSYYKQATVGRCQIPRPGFWDPIGRYKWDAWNSLGKMTKMEAMAAYIAEMKKAAQKVINTVPLDESSEDMFVYFEPLYDVIHDMPRPPDSFFKKKTVKTGSKSAPLHNGSLRGPAKNIPPEHGECNQTGYADKESKSIHVPGDSESEVFFDSLEPVEPDEDRRLSAVPNLPLNNIQSGEKTGYKTSASPTREGKPNKERGLGSSAGAVIQQDLDLQVMSAIQALQEDMKKVMERLGYLESQAAFQGHTSMLNPCQPNSSHNRKEPPGWPAQLSPRTWFFLLAWPFIIQWLHWYFQRKKR; encoded by the exons ATGGGGATGAAGGAAGAAGAACCCGATTACCAAAAGCAGTTTGACGCTGCTGTCCGGGTCATTCAAGGCTTGCCCAAAAATG GTTCCTACAGACCATCCTACGAAGAAATGCTGCGCTTCTACAGCTACTACAAGCAAGCCACGGTGGGTCGGTGCCAGATCCCCAGGCCGGGGTTTTGGGACCCTATTGGCAGATATAAATG GGATGCATGGAACAGCTTGGGGAAGATGACCAAAATGGAAGCCATGGCAGCTTATATCGCCGAGATGAAGAAGGCTGCTCAGAAG GTCATCAACACCGTGCCGTTGGATGAGTCGTCGGAGGACATGTTTGTATACTTCGAACCCCTCTACGATGTGATACACGATATGCCCAGGCCCCCTGACTCCTTCTTCAAGAAGAAAACAG TGAAAACGGGCTCAAAGTCTGCCCCGCTCCACAACGGCTCTTTAAGGGGACCGGCCAAGAACATCCCACCAGAACACGGAGAGTGCAATCAAACAG GCTATGCTGACAAAGAAAGCAAGAGCATCCATGTGCCCGGCGATTCGGAGAGCGAGGTCTTCTTTGACAGCCTGGAACCTGTGGAACCCGATGAG GATAGGAGGCTATCAGCCGTGCCAAACCTCCCCCTGAACAATATTCAGAGTGGAGAGAAGACTGGATATAAGACTTCAGCATCTccaaccagggaagggaaacccAACAAAG AGAGGGGTCTCGGCAGCAGTGCAGGTGCCGTGATCCAGCAAGACCTTGACCTGCAGGTGATGAGCGCCATTCAAGCTTTGCAGGAGGACATGAAGAAAGTGATGGAGAGACTCGGCTACCTGGAAtcccaggcagctttccag GGCCACACGTCAATGCTGAATCCTTGTCAGCCAAACTCCTCACACAACAGAAAG GAACCGCCAGGTTGGCCCGCACAGCTGTCTCCTCGCACCTGGTTTTTCCTGCTGGCTTGGCCTTTCATCATCCAATGGCTGCATTGGTAttttcagaggaagaagaggtga